The Pyricularia oryzae 70-15 chromosome 5, whole genome shotgun sequence genome includes a region encoding these proteins:
- a CDS encoding proteasome subunit alpha type-6: MSGSAGYDRHITIFSDRGRLYQVEYAFKAITAANIMAVGVRGKDCAVVLSQKKVPDKLIDPSSVSHIFQISPKVGCVITGSIADARAFAQRAQGEAAEFRYKYGYEMPCDALAKRLANISQVYTQRAYMRPYGIATTLVSVDEEYGPQLFKCDPAGYYTGYKGTAAGPKQQEALNHLEKKLKNKDYAEGNWEEVVELAITTLSTVLSMDFKKTEIEIGIVGGPRLDGQEGTNPNFRKLTEDEIDERLQAIAEKD; this comes from the exons ATGTCAG GGAGTGCAGGATACGACCGGCACATCACCATCTTCTCCGATCGAGGTCGATTGTACCAAGTTG AATATGCTTTCAAGGCCATCACAGCCGCCAACATCATGGCAGTAGGCGTTCGCGGCAAGGACTGCGCCGTTGTCCTGTCGCAGAAAAAGGTGCCT GACAAGCTCATCGACCCATCGTCAGTCTCGCACATCTTCCAGATCTCGCCCAAGGTCGGCTGCGTTATAACCGGCTCAATAGCCGACGCTAGGGCTTTTGCCCAGCGTGCTCAAGGCGAGGCCGCCGAGTTCCGTTACAAGTACGGTTACGAGATGCCATGCGACGCCTTGGCCAAGAGACTGGCAAACATCAGCCAGGTTTACACACAAAGG GCATACATGAGGCCATACGGTATCGCCACGACGTTGGTCTCGGTGGACGAGGAGTACGGCCCCCAACTATTCAAGTGCGACCCGGCCGGCTACTACACGGGATACAAGGGCACCGCGGCGGGTCCaaagcagcaagaagctctgAACCACCTGGAGAAGAAGCTCAAGAACAAGGACTACGCCGAGGGCAACTGGGAGGAGGTAGTGGAGTTGGCAATCACGACACTCAGTACCGTGCTCAGCATGGACTTCAAGAAGACCGAGATAGAGATTGGCATCGTCGGCGGCCCTCGGCTTGACGGACAAGAGGGCACGAACCCGAACTTCAGGAAGTTGACAGAGGACGAGATTGACGAGCGGCTACAGGCTATTGCCGAGAAGGACTGA
- a CDS encoding alpha-N-arabinofuranosidase A: MLSVTRLLTAALVVSSAAAVDIQVKATGGNQTSGHQYGFLHEDINYSGDGGVYAELIRNRAFQGDPEHHPKSLRFWRPINSKLSLNDLDIPLSEELPTSMRVEPDGDGDGPLGFSNDGFWGMDVKVQKYTGSFWVKGAYEGKFTASFKSALTDDVFGSVKIESQSVEDDWVEHEVILTPSKDAPSSNNTFAITFDRAGLKGDALDFNLISVFPPTYKGRKNGLRIDLAEALEQLHPTFFRFPGGNMLEGPTNRSIWDWKATLGPLRHRKGFPGPWGYTVTQGLGHLEYLQWAEDMGMDIVIGVWAGLALNGDITPRDKLQPFIDDALDLIEFTRGPADSTWGKRRAELGHPEPFKLEYVEIGNEDWLAGGAEGWNSYKEYRFPMFLEAINKAYPDITVISSGSTHDGHQVPPGTGENQAMGDYHPYRKPDELVDEFDKFDNDPIPHIIGEVAATHVNGGIGWDGNLNYFPWWIGTVGEAVSMIGYERNADRIPGTFYAPVIRNMNSWSWAVTLIQHAADPAMTTRSTSWYAWEILAAHPISKTLPASQTFDPIFYVAGESQHNPEGRVWKGAVYNTTNSADLPVSLSFEGLGKGTKAKLRVLTGPEDPMLWNDPHTGVNVVNSTTYLLTAGEGGVFEFSLPELSIAVLETGEKCVSRKRSIAGRVMH, from the exons ATGCTGTCCGTCACCAGACTGCTCACTGCCGCACTGGTTGTGTCCTCGGCCGCTGCCGTCGACATCCAGGTCAAGGCCACCGGCGGCAACCAGACGAGCGGCCACCAGTATGGCTTCCTGCACGAGGATATCAACTACAGTGGCGACGGAGGAGTCTACGCCGAGCTGATCCGCAATCGGGCTTTCCAGGGTGACCCCGAGCATCACCCCAAGAGCCTGCGCTTCTGGCGCCCCATCAATTCTAAACTGTCTCTCAACGACCTCGATATCCCCTTGTCTGAGGAGCTGCCCACTTCGATGCGCGTGGAGCCTGATGGCGACGGCGATGGACCTCTGGGCTTCTCCAACGACGGCTTTTGGGGCATGGACGTCAAGGTGCAAAAGTACACTGGCTCCTTCTGGGTCAAGGGTGCCTACGAGGGCAAGTTTACGGCCTCTTTCAAGTCTGCCCTCACCGACGACGTCTTCGGTAGCGTCAAGATTGAGTCCCAGTCCGTCGAGGATGATTGGGTTGAGCACGAGGTCATCTTGACGCCCAGCAAGGATGCGccaagcagcaacaacacttTTGCCATCACCTTTGACCGTGCG GGTCTGAAAGGGGACGCTCTCGACTTCAACCTCATCAGCGTGTTCCCCCCAACCTACAAAGGCCGCAAGAATGGGCTGCGCATCGACCTTGCTGAGGCACTCGAGCAGCTTCATCCG ACTTTCTTCAGATTCCCTGGCGGTAACATGCTGGAGGGCCCGACCAACCGTTCCATCTGGGACTGGAAGGCAACCCTCGGCCCCCTGCGTCACCGCAAGGGATTCCCAGGCCCCTGGGGATACACCGTCACCCAAGGCCTCGGTCACTTGGAGTACCTTCAGTGGGCAGAGGACATGGGAATGGATATTG TCATCGGCGTTTGGGCTGGCCTTGCCTTGAACGGCGACATCACCCCCAGGGACAAGCTCCAGCCATtcatcgacgacgcgctcgaCCTCATTGAGTTCACCCGCGGTCCTGCCGATTCAACCTGGGGCAAGAGGCGCGCCGAGCTGGGTCACCCCGAGCCGTTCAAGCTCGAGTACGTCGAGATCGGTAACGAGGACTGGCTCGCGGGTGGAGCCGAGGGCTGGAACAGCTACAAAGAATACCGCTTCCCCATGTTCCTCGAGGCCATCAACAAGGCTTACCCGGACATCACGGTCATTTCTTCGGGATCCACACACGATGGTCACCAGGTTCCTCCCGGAACTGGAGAGAACCAGGCAATGGGTGACTACCACCCCTACCGCAAGCCTGATGAACTGGTTGACGAGTTTGACAAGTTTGACAACGACCCCATCCCACACATCATTGGCGAGGTCGCTGCCACCCATGTGAATGGCGGCATCGGCTGGGACGGAAACCTGAACTACTTCCCCTGGTGGATTGGCACAGTCGGTGAGGCCGTCTCCATGATTGGCTACGAGCGAAACGCCGACCGCATTCCCGGGACTTTCTAT GCCCCCGTCATCCGCAACATGAACAGCTGGTCCTGGGCCGTCACGCTTATCCAGCATGCGGCCGACCCTGCCATGACGACACGTTCGACCTCGTGGTATGCCTGGGAGATCCTGGCTGCGCACCCCATCTCCAAGACGCTCCCTGCGTCGCAGACCTTTGATCCCATTTTCTACGTCGCCGGTGAGAGTCAGCACAATCCCGAGGGTCGCGTCTGGAAGGGAGCAGTCTACAACACGACCAATTCGGCCGACCTGCCCGTTTCTTTGAGCTTCGAGGGCCTTGGTAAGGGTACCAAGGCCAAGCTCAGAGTACTGACGGGCCCCGAAGACCCGATGCTGTGGAACGACCCGCACACTGGCGTGAACGTGGTCAACTCGACGACCTACCTGCTGACTGCCGGCGAGGGTGGCGTTTTTGAGTTCAGCTTGCCGGAACTGAGTATCGCTGTCCTTGAGACGGGCGAGAAGTGTGTCTCCAGGAAGAGGAGCATTGCCGGTAGGGTGATGCACTGA
- a CDS encoding acetylxylan esterase — translation MKLSAVAISPLLAGLAAASPASSPLESRQACPNVHVFGARETTVPQGYGTSQGLVNMVLQAYPGATSEAIVYPACGGQSQCGGVSYDNSASQGTAAVVKAVTSFNSRCPNTKLVVIGYSQGGQIFDNALCGGAGATLGGNALAAVKAAIFMGDPHNQNGLPYNVGTCRAGGFAARPSGFRCSPANPSIIQSYCDSTDPYCCNGNDANSHQQYVNKYGTQALNFIKSKLG, via the exons ATGAAGCTCTCAGCTGTCGCCATCTCGCCCCTCCTGGCCGGCCTGGCCGCGGCATCCCCCGCCTCCAGCCCACTCGAATCCCGGCAGGCATGCCCAAACGTGCACGTTTTCGGCGCTAGGGAGACGACGGTCCCTCAGGGGTACGGCACGTCGCAGGGCCTCGTCAACATGGTCCTTCAGGCGTACCCCGGCGCAACGTCCGAGGCCATTGTGTACCCGGCCTGTGGAGGTCAGAGCCAGTGCGGAGGTGTCAGCTACGACAACTCGGCCAGCCAAGGTACGGCCGCCGTGGTCAAGGCTGTCACTAGCTTTAACAGCCGCTGCCCCAACACCAAGCTCGTCGTCATTGGGTACTCGCAG GGAGGCCAGATCTTTGACAATGCCCTCTGCGGCGGTGCTGGGGCTACCCTTGGCGGCAACGCACTCGCCGCGGTCAAGGCGGCCATCTTCATGGGCGACCCCCACAACCAGAACGGGCTTCCGTACAACGTCGGCACATGCCGTGCGGGTGGG TTCGCGGCCCGTCCCAGCGGGTTCCGGTGCTCGCCGGCCAACCCGTCCATCATCCAGTCTTACTGCGACTCGACCGACCCTTACTGCTGCAACGGCAACGACGCCAACTCGCACCAGCAGTACGTCAACAAGTACGGCACGCAGGCCCTCAACTTTATCAAGAGCAAGCTGGGTTGA
- a CDS encoding alpha-1,2 mannosyltransferase KTR1, with protein sequence MDLFRRARRLVPQQTPAQLPSASEKSKPQGPNRLTSRLAFFRRPLRLRGNSSVSVPLGVVILFPCIVVILILVLFVRHPSSPGRILMPAGAPPAIRKISEKHDKVFVNGCLDPKTEADKAPRANAAFVVLARNKELDGVIQSIKSIERHFNRWFHYPYVFLNNGDFNETFKETVRNHTSAPVEFGFVGPDMWGYPDWIDEKVAKEGIAKQGDAAVMYGGLESYHSMCRFYSGFFYKHPLLAKYEWYWRLEPEIKYFCDITYDPFLKMIESNKTYGFTIAVKELRETVPNIFRYASAYKRLKNITTQGLWEMFVEPTQEKEPEKEQLPEDDPNYKPPLPEEVTRNDPNRNTPIEIDPEAMEGEKYNMCHFWSNFEIARLSWFRSKEYEDFFQMMDRSGGFWMERWGDAPIHSLAAGVLLAPRDIHYFRDFGYRHTTIQHCPANAPSRQLAREPFLEKTTLDERKRHEEDQYWEQFDAPKENGVGCRCRCDTDIVDVEGKDGSCLAEWVDVAGGWASP encoded by the exons ATGGATCTCTTCCGGCGAGCCCGACGGCTCGTCCCCCAACAAACACCTGCGCAGCTGCCTTCGGCCAGCGAGAAGAGCAAACCTCAGGGCCCCAACCGCTTGACGTCGCGGTTGGCCTTCTTCAGGAGGCCGCTCCGGTTACGCGGTAACTCGAGCGTGTCTGTGCCTCTGGGAGTTGTCATACTATTCCCATGCATAGTTGTCATCCTCATTTTGGTGCTCTTTGTTCGCCATCCCAGCTCGCCAGGCAGGATATTGATGCCGGCTGGGGCACCGCCAGCAATCAG AAAAATTAGCGAAAAGCATGACAAGGTTTTTGTCAACGGTTGCCTCGACCCCAAGACTGAGGCAGATAAGGCTCCtcgcgccaacgccgccttTGTCGTCCTTGCACGCAACAAGGAGCTGGATGGTGTCATCCAGTCCATCAAGTCGATTGAGCGTCACTTCAACCGCTGGTTCCACTACCCTTACGTCTTCCTCAACAACGGCGACTTCAATGAGACCTTCAAGGAGACTGTGCGAAACCACACTTCGGCCCCCGTCGAGTTTGGCTTTGTCGGTCCCGACATGTGGGGATACCCCGACTGGATCGATGAGAAGGTTGCCAAGGAGGGAATTGCCAAGCAGGGCGACGCTGCCGTCATGTACGGTGGTCTCGAGAGCTACCACTCCATGTGTCGCTTTTATTCTGG GTTCTTTTACAAGCACCCTCTTCTGGCGAAATATGAGTGGTACTGGCGTTTGGAGCCTGAAATCAAGTACTTCTGTGACATCACCTA CGATCCTTTCCTGAAGATGATTGAATCAAACAAGACATACGGATTCACCATTGCCGTCAAGGAGCTTCGCGAGACTGTTCCCAACATCTTCCGCTACGCCTCGGCTTACAAGCGCCTCAAGAACATCACCACTCAAGGTCTGTGGGAGATGTTCGTCGAGCCCACTCAGGAGAAGGAGCCTGAGAAGGAGCAGTTGCCTGAGGATGACCCCAACTACAAGCCACCTTTGCCTGAAGAGGTGACCCGCAACGACCCGAACCGCAATACCCCCATCGAGATCGATCCCGAGGCGATGGAGGGTGAGAAGTACAACATGTGTCACTTCTGGTCGAATTTCGAGATTGCCCGTCTGAGCTGGTTCCGTAGCAAGGAGTACGAAGACTTCTTCCAGATGATGGACAGGAGTGGTGGCTTCTGGATGGAGCGG TGGGGTGACGCACCTATCCACTCGCTCGCCGCCGGTGTTCTTCTCGCACCGCGCGACATCCACTACTTCCGTGACTTTGGCTACCGCCACACCACGATCCAGCACTGTCCGGCCAACGCGCCTTcacggcagctggctcgcgAGCCCTTCCTGGAGAAGACGACGCTTGACGAGCGCAAGAGGCACGAGGAGGATCAATACTGGGAGCAGTTCGACGCCCCCAAGGAGAATGGCGTTggttgccgctgccgctgtgACACCGATATCGTTGATGTCGAGGGCAAGGACGGTAGCTGCCTGGCCGAATGGGTAGACGTTGCCGGTGGTTGGGCTAGCCCTTGA
- a CDS encoding dihydroxy-acid dehydratase, with amino-acid sequence MSGDAPEHSRESRPGDYLDFERRPPGGPLNRWSSKITTGHDFPGAQAMLYAAGVPDKETMKNAPHVGVATVWWEGNPCNTHLYDLGRIVKKSVEKQNMLAWQYSTIGVSDGITMGGEGMRFSLQSREIIADSIETVTCAQHHDANIAIPGCDKNMPGVIMAAARHNRPFLMIYGGTINKGYSVMLGRDINISSCYEASACASAPKVNNADPTPSDVMEDLERHACPSAGACGGMYTANTMSTAIEAMGLCLPGSSSYPATSAEKARECERAAEAIKTAMEKDIRPRDLLTRTAFENALVLTMVLGGSTNGVLHFLAMANTADVPLTIDDIQRTSNRIPMLANMQPSGRYMMEDLYRVGGTPSVLKMLIAAGLIDGTIPTVTGKTLAENVESWPSLDPGQDIIRPLSDPVKATGHIRILRGNLAPGGAVAKITGKEGISFTGRARVFNKEHELDHALSTSQIKASDGNLVVIVRYEGPKGGPGMPEQLRASAAIMGAGLSNVALVTDGRYSGASHGFIVGHVVPEAATGGPIGLVKDGDFVRIDAETNRIDIIGIDGVAAEGDLDAVDKELERRRAEWKKPVMKPLRGVLAKYARLVGDASHGAVTDQEDPSW; translated from the exons ATGAGTGGTGATGCACCAGAACACAGCCGGGAGAGCAGGCCGGGTGACTATCTAGACTTTGAACGTCGTCCTCCGGGCGGACCTTTGAACCGCTGGTCATCCAAGATCACAACGGGCCATGACTTTCCAGGCGCTCAG GCAATGCTGTACGCGGCAGGCGTGCCGGACAAGGAGACCATGAAGAATGCTCCTCACGTCGGCGTCGCCACCGTCTGGTGGGAGGGCAACCCATGCAACACCCACT TGTATGATCTCGGCAGGATCGTAAAAAAGAGCGTCGAGAAGCAGAACATGCTGGCCTGGCAGTATAGCACCATTGGCGTGTCGGATGGCATCACCATGGGTGGCGAAG GAATGCGCTTCTCTCTACAGTCCCGCGAGATCATAGCCGACAGTATAGAGACTGTCACTTGCGCACAGCACCATGACGCCAACATTGCTATCCCGGGGTGCGACAAGAACATGCCCGGCGTTATCATGGCTGCTGCCCGCCACAACCGTCCCTTCCTCATGATCTATGGCGGCACCATCAACAAGGGCTACTCGGTCATGCTGGGTCGCGATATTAACATCTCGTCCTGCTACGAGGCTTCAG CGTGCGCCAGCGCGCCCAAGGTCAACAACGCCGACCCCACCCCCTCGGACGTCATGGAAGACCTGGAGCGTCACGCATGCCCAAGTGCTGGGGCTTGTGGTGGAATGTACACGGCCAACACCATGTCGACCGCCATCGAGGCCATGGGTCTCTGTCTGCCTGGCAGCTCGTCGTATCCGGCGACGTCGGCCGAAAAGGCACGCGAATGTGAACGCGCTGCCGAGGCGATCAAGACCGCCATGGAGAAGGACATTCGACCGCGGGATCTGCTCACCCGTACCGCTTTCGAGAACGCCTTGGTCTTGACCATGGTCCTCGGTGGCAGCACCAACGGAGTTTTGCACTTCCTCGCAATGGCCAACACCGCAGACGTTCCGCTGACCATCGATGACATTCAGCGCACCAGCAACCGCATCCCCATGCTAGCCAACATGCAACCCAGCGGCCGCTACATGATGGAGGACCTGTACCGCGTCGGAGGCACCCCGTCCGTGCTCAAGATGCTTATCGCCGCAGGGTTGATCGACGGCACGATCCCGACGGTGACGGGTAAAACCCTCGCCGAGAACGTCGAGTCCTGGCCGTCCCTCGACCCCGGGCAGGACATTATCCGCCCGCTCTCGGACCCCGTCAAGGCCACGGGACACATTCGCATCCTGCGCGGCAACCTGGCCCCCGGCGGCGCCGTGGCCAAAATCACTGGCAAGGAGGGTATTTCCTTTACAGGCCGGGCACGCGTCTTCAACAAGGAGCACGAGCTGGATCACGCCCTGTCCACGAGCCAGATCAAGGCGAGCGACGGCAACCTCGTCGTCATTGTGCGCTACGAGGGCCCCAAGGGCGGACCGGGCATGCCCGAGCAACTGCGCGCCTCGGCAGCCATCATGGGCGCCGGCCTCTCCAACGTCGCCCTCGTAACGGACGGCCGCTACAGCGGCGCCAGCCACGGATTCATCGTCGGCCACGTCGTGCCCGAGGCTGCCACCGGTGGGCCCATCGGGCTGGTCAAGGACGGTGACTTTGTGCGCATCGATGCCGAGACCAACAGGATCGACATTATAGGCATCGACGGCGTTGCGGCCGAGGGCGATCTGGACGCCGTCGACAAGGAGCTGGAGAGGCGCAGGGCCGAGTGGAAGAAGCCTGTCATGAAGCCGCTGAGGGGTGTCCTGGCCAAGTATGCGAGGTTGGTCGGTGACGCGAGCCACGGTGCTGTGACGGATCAGGAGGACCCGAGCTGGTGA
- a CDS encoding cytochrome P450 2C31, whose translation MVLNSLEAAVDLLEKRGHKYSDRPRFVLWELMGWAPTLTWLRWSPKMLQHRRMLQPPFSRSRVGQFKPVQKREAVRAALCMVRDPEHWAKAATRFAVGVVLDISYGIELKWTGSCNNNNPYVALLDDASTAIGNAGPPASSIVDRWPLTRHLPAWLPFMERLRYARKWRSAIVQVTNFPFSAALREMLSTSIEKTTKPSFVRERLDVFRRNQQAGVDNDFGMDDIKGSAATILIAGSDTTATTVRLFILYMMQNPRVQKRARTEIDRAIGTTTPTEMRRLPTWGDMNKLPYLALVLQEVYRSNPLSPLGIPHATLEDDEYRGMLIPKGTVVYPNAWAMAHDPLVYSAPDEFLPERYMPRGSITIGQTKDDAAPGRGESLPIGNFGFGRRICVGRTLAENSLLIVFATILATLEIGPPGGEDGQEDQDVQWSFRGQAYPLPFRCSIVPRSDMAIRLLEDSAGVPEAT comes from the exons ATGGTTCTGAATAGCCTCGAGGCTGCAGTTGATCTTCTTGAAAAGCGAGGACACAAATACAGCGACCGGCCTCGATTTGTGCTATGGGAGTT GATGGGGTGGGCGCCAACCCTGACCTGGCTCCGATGGTCACCCAAAATGCTGCAGCATCGACGGATGTTGCAACCGCCGTTCTCGCGTTCTCGAGTGGGACAGTTCAAGCCAGTACAGAAGCGAGAAGCTGTACGAGCAGCTCTGTGCATGGTCAGAGACCCTGAGCACTGGGCCAAGGCAGCAACAAGGTTTGCTGTCGGGGTAGTCCTGGACATAAGTTATGGCATCGAGCTGAAATGGACTGGGTCTTgtaacaacaacaacccttACGTTGCCCTGCTGGACGATGCGAGCACGGCAATAGGGAACGCTGGTCCCCCTGCCAGCAGTATAGTTGATCGCTGGCCTCTCA CGAGGCACCTTCCCGCGTGGCTACCGTTCATGGAGCGCCTGCGGTACGCTAGAAAGTGGAGGTCGGCGATTGTGCAGGTGACCAATTTCCCCTTCTCGGCCGCACTGAGGGAAATGCTCTCGACGTCTATCGAGAAAACCACAAAGCCGAGCTTCGTGCGCGAAAGACTGGATGTGTTTCGGAGAAACCAGCAGGCGGGTGTCGACAACGACTTTGGAATGGATGATATCAAGGGTTCCGCTGCAACTATTCTCATTGCTGGAAGCGATACG ACGGCAACCACTGTGAGACTGTTCATTCTGTACATGATGCAGAACCCCAGAGTCCAAAAGCGCGCGCGGACCGAGATCGACCGCGCAATTGGCACCACGACACCGACAGAGATGAGACGGCTGCCCACGTGGGGAGACATGAACAAACTTCCTTACCTGGCGCTGGTCCTTCAGGAGGTGTACCGCAGCAACCCTCTGTCACCGCTCGGGATACCTCACGCCACGCTCGAGGACGATGAATACAGGGGCATGCTGATACCCAAGGGAACGGTCGTATACCCCAACGCGTGGGCTATGGCTCATGACCCCCTGGTGTACTCGGCCCCCGACGAGTTCCTGCCCGAGCGCTACATGCCTCGGGGCAGTATCACCATTGGGCAGACCAAGGATGACGCAGCGCCGGGACGTGGGGAGTCGCTCCCCATAGGCAACTTTGGGTTCGGCAGGCGCATATGTGTCGGGCGCACCCTCGCAGAGAACAGCCTGCTCATAGTTTTTGCCACCATCTTGGCAACGCTGGAGATCGGGCCGCCAGGGGGCGAGGACGGCCAAGAGGACCAAGATGTGCAATGGTCATTCAGGGGTCAGGCATACCCCTTGCCCTTTAGGTGCTCCATTGTGCCAAGGTCTGACATGGCTATAAGGCTGCTGGAAGATTCGGCGGGTGTACCTGAAGCGACGTGA